One Solanum pennellii chromosome 9, SPENNV200 DNA segment encodes these proteins:
- the LOC107030362 gene encoding extensin-like: MSSSSTLLCMFLLLGCIGIATDAATEPKTENNFATSSIRLWPRWWWLTHPKIPSPPTPSPSPSTINNAASPHTALSWAPVPTPTTYCIKVDNCALDLVTSVFKRRISLSTQCCQVVSTISDDCFYREYTHSKRVPFFLGKVRNYCSHAVDNAIPSPSPVDNAASPPHASPSPSPVVNVASPTHTSPSPSSVDNVASPTHVAPSLVDNVASPTHVAPTPSLVDNAAPPTHAVPSPSPVDDVILHQHMDPSWGPTTSLLFSSVEFHYPHNAASTFYDFR, encoded by the coding sequence ATGTCGTCGTCATCGACATTGTTATGTATGTTTCTGTTGTTGGGTTGCATAGGCATTGCTACTGATGCTGCAACCGAACCCAAAACAGAAAACAACTTTGCTACTTCTTCAATTCGATTATGGCCCCGATGGTGGTGGCTTACTCACCCAAAAATACCATCACCACCAACTCCATCTCCATCTCCATCTACGATTAATAATGCTGCTTCACCACACACGGCTCTGTCTTGGGCACCGGTCCCGACTCCAACTACTTATTGCATCAAGGTGGACAATTGTGCATTAGATTTGGTCACTTCCGTTTTCAAGCGTAGAATTTCATTATCCACTCAATGTTGTCAAGTAGTTTCAACAATTTCAGATGATTGCTTTTACAGAGAGTACACGCACTCAAAGAGGGTACCATTTTTCCTTGGAAAAGTGAGAAACTATTGTAGTCATGCGGTTGATAATGCGATTCCATCTCCATCTCCCGTTGATAATGCGGCTTCACCACCTCACGCATCTCCATCTCCATCTCCGGTTGTTAATGTGGCTTCACCAACTCATACGTCTCCATCTCCATCTTCGGTTGATAATGTGGCTTCACCAACTCATGTGGCTCCATCTTTAGTTGATAATGTGGCTTCACCTACTCATGTGGCTCCAACTCCATCTCTAGTTGATAATGCGGCTCCACCAACTCATGCGGTTCCATCCCCATCCCCGGTTGATGACGTCATTCTCCATCAGCACATGGATCCCTCTTGGGGTCCAACCACATCACTTCTATTTTCAAGCGTAGAATTTCATTATCCACACAATGCTGCAAGTACTTTCTACGATTTCAGATGA